In Alosa sapidissima isolate fAloSap1 chromosome 4, fAloSap1.pri, whole genome shotgun sequence, the following are encoded in one genomic region:
- the LOC121707085 gene encoding neuronal acetylcholine receptor subunit alpha-2, with protein MSRAQAEGRLLQTLFTSYNKLARPVANMSEAVRVRFGLSIAQLIDVDEKNQMMTTNVWLKQEWYDYKLRWNPADYDNVTSMRIPSQFIWRPDIVLYNNADGDFTVTHFTKAHLFHDGRITWVPPAIYKSSCSIDVTFFPFDQQNCTMKFGSWTYDRGKIDLVSMSNYVDQKDYWESGEWVIVNAVATYNIQKYKCCSEIYSDITYSFLIKRLPLFYSINLIMPCLLISCLTVLVFYLPSASGEKVQLCISVLLALTVFLLLITEIIPSTSLVIPLIGEYLLFIMIFVTLSIIITVFVLNVHHRAPHTHSMPPWVRWLFLDVVPHFLCIRRPKQKPTDAPPPRKRMSSTPSFAGQETELDLASSHSPRASLVPRGSSSSLGPLPQRHPSLQSTSSQYLALHEEASSPTHLVLQPGSAGERRPYARAKMRSLSVQYGLRERDHEAARASTRHRSRSIQYCCIHEEKDTGGIGAKPPPLTLAQGPPPLTNSRPSAWKWRMPKSKSALSLSAMKEPHPQPTLSPAMKVAIESVQYIADHLRAEHADFSVKEEWMYVAMVIDRIFLWVFILVCIMGTAGLFLPPWWSGMI; from the exons ATGTCCAGGGCTCAGGCGGAGGGAAGACTGCTACAGACGTTGTTCACTAGCTATAATAAACTGGCTCGCCCTGTGGCCAACATGTCAGAGGCCGTGCGTGTTCGCTTTGGCCTGTCAATTGCTCAGCTCATTGATGTG GATGAGAAAAATCAAATGATGACCACTAATGTCTGGCTGAAACAA GAATGGTATGATTACAAGCTGCGATGGAACCCTGCTGATTATGACAATGTTACTTCCATGAGAATTCCATCTCAGTTTATATGGAGACCAGATATAGTTCTCTACAACAA TGCAGATGGAGACTTCACTGTGACTCATTTCACCAAGGCCCATTTGTTTCATGACGGCAGGATCACGTGGGTGCCGCCTGCCATCTACAAAAGTTCGTGCAGCATTGACGTTACCTTCTTCCCCTTTGACCAGCAGAACTGCACCATGAAGTTTGGCTCTTGGACCTATGACCGCGGCAAGATCGACCTGGTCAGCATGTCCAACTACGTAGACCAGAAGGACTACTGGGAAAGTGGGGAGTGGGTGATTGTGAATGCCGTAGCCACTTACAACATCCAGAAGTACAAGTGCTGTTCGGAGATCTACTCGGACATCACATATTCTTTCCTAATTAAAAGGCTGCCGCTGTTTTATAGCATCAATCTCATCATGCCATGTCTCCTCATCTCCTGTTTGACCGTGCTGGTCTTCTACCTCCCCTCGGCCAGTGGCGAGAAGGTCCAGCTGTGCATCTCCGTGCTCCTTGCCCTCACCGTCTTCCTCCTGCTCATCACCGAGATCATTCCGTCCACCTCACTGGTCATCCCGCTCATCGGAGAGTACCTGCTCTTCATCATGATCTTTGTCACGCTCTCCATCATCATCACCGTTTTCGTGTTGAACGTGCACCACCGcgccccacacactcactccatgCCGCCGTGGGTGCGCTGGCTCTTCCTGGACGTGGTGCCCCACTTCCTGTGCATACGGCGGCCGAAACAAAAGCCAACGGACGCCCCTCCACCAAGAAAAAGGATGAGCAGTACGCCCTCGTTTGCCGGGCAAGAGACGGAGCTGGATCTGGCTTCTTCACACTCCCCCAGAGCCAGCCTCGTGCCCAGAGGCAGCTCATCATCTCTGGGTCCGCTGCCACAGAGGCACCCTTCCCTCCAGTCCACTTCCAGCCAGTACCTGGCCCTTCACGAGGAGGCCTCTTCGCCCACTCACCTGGTGTTGCAGCCGGGGTCTGCTGGGGAGCGGAGACCTTACGCCCGGGCCAAAATGCGCTCCCTCAGTGTACAGTACGGCCTGCGGGAGAGGGATCACGAGGCGGCCCGTGCCAGCACTCGGCACCGCTCCCGAAGCATCCAGTATTGCTGCATCCACGAGGAAAAAGACACAGGGGGTATTGGCGCCAAGCCTCCACCCTTGACGCTGGCCCAGGGACCCCCACCCCTGACGAACAGCAGACCGTCAGCATGGAAGTGGAGGATGCCAAAGTCCAAGTCAGCTCTATCTCTGAGTGCTATGAAGGAGCCCCACCCTCAGCCCACCTTGTCTCCTGCCATGAAAGTGGCCATTGAGAGTGTGCAATACATTGCTGACCACCTCAGAGCAGAACATGCAGATTTTTCT GTGAAAGAAGAATGGATGTATGTGGCGATGGTCATTGACCGGATCTTCCTGTGGGTGTTCATATTGGTGTGCATTATGGGTACAGCAGGGCTGTTTCTCCCTCCCTGGTGGTCTGGAATGATATAA
- the arfrp1 gene encoding ADP-ribosylation factor-related protein 1, translating into MYTLLSGLYKYMFQKDEYCILILGLDNAGKTTFLEQTKTKFSKNYKGMSLSKITTTVGLNIGTIDVGKARLMFWDLGGQEELQSLWDKYYAESHGVIYVIDSTDEERLTESKNAFEKMISSEVLEGVPLLVLANKQDVENCLSVPDIKTAFSDCAPKIGKRDCLVQPCTALTGQGVNEGIEWMVKCVIRNIHRPPRQKDIT; encoded by the exons ATGTATACGCTATTGTCGGGTTTGTATAAATACATGTTTCAGAAGGACGAGTACTGTATCTTGATTCTCGGACTGGACAATGCAGGAAAAACA ACCTTCTTGGAACAAACCAAGACTAAATTTAGTAAAAATTACAAAGGAATGAGTCTCTCGAAGATCACGACAACAGTTGGTCTAAACA TTGGCACCATTGACGTCGGGAAAGCTCGTTTGATGTTTTGGGACCTTGGAGGCCAAGAAGAGTTGCAGTCATTGTGGGACAAA TATTATGCAGAGTCTCATGGCGTGATCTATGTTATTGACTCAACTGATGAAGAACGACTGACTGAATCAAAGAATGCATTTG AAAAAATGATCAGCAGTGAGGTTTTGGAAGGAGTACCGCTTCTTGTGCTAGCCAATAAACAAGATGTAGAG AACTGCCTGTCTGTCCCTGACATTAAGACGGCCTTTAGTGACTGTGCCCCAAAGATTGGGAAACGGGACTGTCTCGTTCAGCCCTGCACTGCTTTAACAGG GCAAGGAGTGAACGAAGGCATTGAATGGATGGTAAAGTGCGTGATCCGGAACATTCATCGGCCTCCTAGACAAAAGGACATCACATAA
- the stmn3 gene encoding stathmin-3 produces the protein MTSTVSAYSDKIREMSLVSLICSCFHTHPHPNTLAQYEDMEVKALNKRASGQAFEVILKSPTDLSPDRPQSLALPQKKDVSLTELKRRQEAAEERRKSQEAKVLKQLEGKREHEKKVIHKAQEGNNYFSKKTEEKLNHKMEIIKENRNAQLNALKQRLREKEIHAAEVRRNKEMQADLSG, from the exons ATGACTAGCACCGTCTCCG cATATTCAGACAAGATCAGAGAGATGTCTCTGGTGTCTCTCATCTGTTCCTgcttccacacacaccctcacccaaATACCCTGGCCCAGTATGAAG ATATGGAGGTGAAGGCGCTGAATAAGCGGGCCTCAGGCCAGGCCTTCGAGGTCATTCTGAAAAGTCCGACCGACTTGTCCCCAGACCGGCCTCAGAGCCTGGCTCTGCCCCAGAAAAAGGACGTCTCTCTGACCGAGCTGAAGCGGAGACAGGAGGctgctgaggagaggaggaag TCTCAGGAGGCCAAGGTGCTGAAGCAACTAGAAGGGAAGAGGGAGCATGAGAAGAAAGTGATCCACAAGGCCCAGGAAGGAAACAACTACTTCAGCAAGAAGACAGAGGAGAAGCTCAACCACAAGATGGAGATCATCAAAGAGAACCGCAACGCGCAACTCAATGCCCTCAAACAGCGTCTCCGTGAGAAG GAGATCCATGCCGCAGAAGTCCGCAGAAACAAGGAGATGCAGGCCGATCTCTCTGGCTGA